A genome region from Staphylococcus capitis subsp. capitis includes the following:
- a CDS encoding PRD domain-containing protein, protein MGNYEITKTLNNNVLICKSNNHEVVLIGKGIGFNKKVGMMLDENASIEKLYKLEQQQQKEHYKTLVEMGEDHVVQAVIESVNIISGASIRTDDKNLVVALTDHIIFAYKRLKQNQVISNPFAIETQHLYSDAYQIAKRVIDKLNSTLDVHFPEDEIGFIALHIASNSKDLSIHDISVINKLINKSMAIIESDLNHEIDKTTTQYQRFIRHIQFLIYRLTKGENVDAQENFILMVKNLYPQCFNTAYKILKMIQRQFEVIINESEIVYLAIHIHHFEAQIKIE, encoded by the coding sequence ATGGGGAATTACGAGATAACGAAAACACTAAATAACAACGTCCTCATATGTAAAAGTAATAACCATGAAGTTGTGCTAATTGGCAAGGGTATTGGTTTTAATAAAAAAGTTGGAATGATGCTTGATGAGAATGCTTCAATTGAAAAGCTATATAAATTAGAACAGCAACAGCAGAAAGAACATTATAAAACGTTGGTCGAGATGGGGGAAGACCATGTTGTCCAAGCTGTTATCGAATCAGTAAATATTATTTCTGGGGCCTCGATTCGAACTGATGATAAAAATTTAGTTGTTGCACTTACAGATCATATTATCTTTGCATATAAAAGACTTAAACAAAATCAAGTTATTTCAAATCCATTTGCAATAGAGACGCAGCATCTATACAGTGACGCATATCAAATTGCTAAGCGAGTCATTGATAAACTGAATTCCACGTTAGATGTGCATTTCCCTGAAGATGAAATCGGATTTATAGCCTTACATATTGCTTCTAATTCTAAAGATTTATCGATACATGATATATCAGTTATTAATAAATTAATTAACAAAAGTATGGCGATTATCGAATCTGATCTCAATCATGAAATTGATAAAACGACAACGCAATACCAACGTTTTATTAGACATATACAATTTTTAATTTATAGGTTAACCAAAGGGGAGAATGTGGATGCACAAGAAAACTTTATCTTAATGGTTAAAAATCTTTATCCACAATGTTTTAATACGGCTTATAAAATTTTAAAAATGATACAACGTCAGTTTGAAGTTATTATCAATGAGTCAGAAATTGTATATCTTGCGATACATATACATCATTTTGAAGCTCAAATTAAAATCGAATAA
- a CDS encoding AI-2E family transporter, which yields MSNENKSSEKKKHIFSFSETRFMRFLGGNDLIYGLVALVLLGIVIFIFDKVSYVFEPFIIVFNTIAAPIIVSLILFYLFNPLVNLMERYRIPRLLGITIIYVAIVGIITLIVNLLIPIIGSQIEGFIKNSPHYLNKITQSVEKITTNSFLSSYMSQVNDWLESAQKKIPSMLSEYFDGFGPKLASFAEAVSNVGVVIVTTPFILFFMLKDGHRFKDYSTKIMPPKFRKDFHDLLEKMSVQVGSYIQGQIIVSFCIGVLLLIGYSIIGLKYPLVLASIAAVTSVVPYLGPTIAISPAIVIAIITSPWMLLKLVIVWTLVQFFEGHFISPNVMGKTLKIHPLTIIFILLCAGNLMNVVGVIIGIPLYAVLKVLVSHLFLLFKRRYNRYYGEDAGDYSIKQEEEMAN from the coding sequence ATGTCAAACGAAAATAAATCTAGTGAAAAGAAAAAACATATATTTAGTTTTTCTGAAACAAGATTTATGAGATTCTTAGGTGGCAATGATCTTATCTATGGTTTAGTTGCATTGGTTTTATTAGGAATTGTAATCTTTATTTTCGATAAAGTTTCCTATGTATTTGAACCATTTATTATTGTATTTAATACAATTGCTGCACCTATCATTGTCTCATTAATCTTATTCTATCTTTTTAATCCATTAGTGAACTTAATGGAGCGATATCGTATTCCAAGATTATTAGGTATTACAATTATTTATGTAGCTATTGTGGGAATCATTACATTAATTGTTAACTTACTTATTCCTATCATTGGTTCACAAATTGAAGGGTTTATTAAAAATTCCCCACACTATTTAAATAAAATTACTCAATCAGTTGAGAAGATAACTACTAACTCCTTCTTATCTAGTTATATGAGTCAAGTTAATGATTGGTTAGAATCAGCACAGAAAAAGATTCCTTCGATGTTATCAGAGTACTTTGATGGATTTGGACCTAAGCTTGCGTCATTCGCTGAGGCTGTTTCAAACGTTGGTGTTGTCATAGTAACGACGCCATTCATCTTATTCTTTATGCTAAAAGATGGTCATCGTTTCAAAGATTATTCAACAAAAATTATGCCACCTAAATTTAGAAAGGATTTTCATGATTTACTTGAAAAAATGAGCGTTCAAGTAGGTTCTTACATTCAAGGTCAAATCATTGTTTCTTTCTGTATAGGTGTATTACTATTAATTGGATATTCAATTATTGGTCTTAAATATCCATTAGTGTTAGCTAGTATCGCAGCAGTAACAAGTGTTGTTCCTTACTTAGGGCCAACGATTGCGATTTCACCAGCTATCGTGATTGCCATCATTACATCACCATGGATGTTACTTAAATTAGTTATTGTTTGGACACTCGTTCAATTCTTTGAAGGACACTTTATCTCTCCAAACGTAATGGGTAAAACACTTAAAATACATCCATTAACAATTATCTTTATCTTGTTATGTGCAGGTAATTTAATGAATGTCGTGGGTGTAATCATTGGTATCCCATTATATGCTGTACTAAAAGTATTGGTATCTCATCTATTCTTATTATTTAAACGAAGATATAATCGTTATTATGGTGAAGATGCCGGAGATTATAGTATTAAACAAGAAGAAGAAATGGCAAATTAA
- a CDS encoding sodium:alanine symporter family protein, which produces MQDFDNLIPGWFKSFVQVGNDLIWSQYLIGLLLTAGFFFTISSKFVQLRMLPEMFRALTEKPETLSSGKKGISPFQAFAISAGSRVGTGNIAGVATAIVLGGPGAVFWMWIIAFIGAASAFMEATLAQVYKVHDKEGGFRGGPAYYITKGLNQKWLGIVFATLITITFAFVFNTVQSNTIAESLHTQYHVSPVITGIILAVITAIIIFGGVRSIATLSSLIVPIMAIIYIGMVLVILLLNIDQIVPMIGTIIKSAFGLQQVTGGAVGAAILQGIKRGLFSNEAGMGSAPNAAATAAVPHPVKQGLIQSLGVFFDTMLVCTATAIMILLYSGLKFGESAPQGVAVTQSALNEHLGSAGGIFLTVAITLFAFSSVVGNYYYGQSNIEFLSKNKAILFVFRCLVVVLVFIGAVAKTETVWSTADLFMGLMAIVNIISIIGLSNIAFAVMKDYQQQRKEGKKPVFKPENLEINLFGIESWGSQAKIPRNDK; this is translated from the coding sequence TTGCAAGATTTCGATAATTTGATTCCTGGCTGGTTTAAATCTTTTGTTCAGGTCGGGAATGATTTGATTTGGTCGCAATATCTAATTGGACTTTTATTAACTGCAGGCTTTTTCTTTACTATAAGTTCTAAATTTGTTCAATTAAGAATGCTACCTGAAATGTTTAGAGCACTCACTGAGAAACCTGAAACTCTAAGTAGTGGTAAAAAAGGTATTTCACCTTTCCAAGCATTTGCTATTAGTGCTGGTTCACGTGTAGGTACTGGTAATATTGCAGGCGTAGCTACAGCTATTGTATTAGGTGGACCTGGTGCAGTTTTCTGGATGTGGATTATAGCTTTTATTGGTGCAGCCAGTGCATTTATGGAAGCAACACTAGCGCAAGTATATAAAGTGCATGATAAAGAAGGTGGTTTCCGTGGGGGACCAGCGTATTATATTACAAAAGGTCTTAACCAAAAATGGTTAGGTATCGTATTCGCAACATTAATTACAATCACATTTGCATTTGTATTTAATACAGTTCAATCCAATACTATTGCGGAATCACTTCATACACAATACCATGTTAGTCCAGTTATTACTGGTATTATATTAGCTGTAATTACTGCAATAATTATTTTTGGTGGTGTAAGAAGCATTGCAACATTATCATCACTTATAGTACCTATTATGGCAATCATATACATAGGAATGGTTTTAGTTATCTTGTTACTGAATATAGATCAAATTGTTCCAATGATTGGTACTATCATTAAAAGTGCTTTCGGATTACAACAAGTAACTGGTGGGGCTGTTGGTGCAGCTATACTACAAGGTATCAAACGCGGATTATTCTCAAATGAAGCAGGTATGGGTTCTGCACCAAATGCTGCCGCTACTGCTGCTGTCCCACATCCTGTTAAACAAGGTTTAATCCAATCTTTAGGAGTATTCTTTGACACTATGTTAGTTTGTACAGCAACAGCTATCATGATTCTTCTATACTCTGGATTAAAATTTGGCGAAAGTGCACCTCAAGGTGTAGCAGTAACTCAATCAGCTTTAAATGAACATTTAGGTTCAGCAGGTGGTATTTTCTTAACAGTGGCTATAACTTTATTTGCTTTTTCATCAGTTGTAGGTAACTATTATTACGGACAATCAAATATTGAGTTCTTATCTAAAAACAAAGCAATTTTATTTGTATTTAGATGTTTAGTAGTTGTGTTAGTATTCATCGGAGCAGTTGCTAAAACTGAAACAGTATGGAGTACTGCAGACTTATTTATGGGTCTAATGGCCATAGTTAATATTATTTCTATTATAGGATTGTCTAATATCGCGTTCGCTGTTATGAAAGATTATCAACAGCAGCGTAAAGAAGGTAAAAAACCTGTATTTAAACCTGAAAATCTTGAAATTAATTTATTTGGTATTGAATCTTGGGGATCTCAAGCTAAAATACCACGTAATGATAAATAA